From the Betaproteobacteria bacterium genome, one window contains:
- a CDS encoding PAS domain S-box protein, translating into MAPERTELAARLQTGLDVLEGDGRLEALRVRWLSSHRDIAEHDRLEQGLVLQRSKTFVAWGATGAATLLLGSALWRRNRRVAFERSQRQEAESALSRANALLDQSFEQHPDPMLLVESGSGIVRDANASLLRLLDLPADRLIGRPIREMGRHVEADVVEELVSTLAADGSLDGTPVRLRRADGDPRDCLVSADRFDIDGRPHVFCIVRDITDQLSADRVLRAGYDQLASELEHAREESRAARAAQAEAEGALQEFTRMVSHDLRSPLNAVQGYSGLLRTRLQSGRVDEAMGFADRIDAAARRMTAMINALRQLAQISRAPLNRQVLDMEAQASDVWDMLSAANPGRQVAFRLEPLPRTLADPELVAQIWQNLLGNAAKYSAKVQQPMVKVDSHADARGTWYRITDNGAGFDMSQAQSLFLPFQRMHSSREFEGTGVGLSVVRRIVDHHGGDVRLRSARGWERSRNSRWTRFRRAGREPGTIGLRTSMQERPFN; encoded by the coding sequence GTGGCGCCAGAACGCACCGAGCTGGCGGCGCGGTTGCAGACCGGACTGGATGTTCTCGAAGGCGATGGCCGGCTGGAAGCACTGCGGGTCCGCTGGCTGAGCAGCCACCGCGATATCGCCGAGCACGATCGGCTCGAACAGGGTCTCGTTCTGCAGCGATCGAAGACGTTCGTTGCCTGGGGAGCCACGGGCGCAGCGACCCTCTTGCTGGGGAGCGCGCTTTGGCGTCGCAACCGGCGCGTGGCGTTCGAGCGTTCGCAACGGCAGGAGGCCGAAAGCGCCCTGAGCCGGGCCAATGCGCTGCTGGATCAGTCTTTCGAACAGCATCCCGATCCGATGCTCCTGGTCGAATCCGGTTCCGGCATCGTCCGCGATGCCAATGCCTCGCTCCTGCGGCTCCTGGACCTCCCGGCCGATCGCCTCATCGGGAGACCGATCCGGGAGATGGGCCGGCACGTCGAAGCGGACGTGGTCGAGGAACTGGTCTCGACGCTCGCTGCCGACGGGTCACTGGACGGCACGCCGGTCCGGTTGCGTCGAGCGGACGGCGACCCGAGAGATTGCCTCGTCAGCGCGGACCGGTTCGACATCGACGGACGGCCGCATGTGTTCTGCATCGTTCGCGACATCACGGATCAGCTCTCCGCGGACCGGGTACTGCGGGCCGGTTACGACCAGCTCGCGTCCGAGCTGGAGCACGCCCGGGAAGAGAGCCGGGCGGCGCGTGCGGCACAGGCGGAAGCAGAAGGGGCCCTGCAGGAGTTCACCCGGATGGTGTCCCACGATCTCAGGTCGCCGCTCAACGCGGTCCAGGGATACTCGGGACTTCTGCGCACGCGCCTGCAATCCGGCCGGGTGGACGAAGCCATGGGATTCGCAGACCGCATCGACGCGGCCGCACGGCGCATGACGGCGATGATCAATGCGCTGAGGCAGCTTGCGCAGATCTCGCGTGCGCCGCTCAATCGGCAGGTCCTCGATATGGAAGCGCAGGCATCCGATGTGTGGGACATGCTGAGTGCCGCGAACCCCGGACGACAGGTGGCCTTCAGGCTGGAACCGCTCCCGCGGACCCTGGCCGACCCGGAACTCGTCGCGCAGATCTGGCAGAACCTGCTCGGAAATGCCGCCAAGTACAGCGCGAAGGTCCAGCAGCCCATGGTCAAGGTGGACAGCCATGCCGATGCGCGCGGTACTTGGTACCGCATCACCGACAACGGAGCGGGTTTCGACATGAGCCAGGCGCAGAGTCTGTTCCTGCCGTTCCAGCGCATGCACTCTTCCCGGGAATTCGAGGGTACCGGGGTGGGACTGAGCGTCGTGCGGCGCATTGTCGATCACCACGGCGGCGACGTCCGCCTGCGCAGTGCGCGCGGGTGGGAACGGTCGCGGAATTCACGCTGGACCCGCTTCCGCCGGGCGGGTAGGGAACCCGGAACGATCGGCCTACGTACATCCATGCAGGAGAGACCTTTCAATTGA